The Mannheimia pernigra sequence GATTTATTGACACCCCTTTTCTTGTGCAAAATAGAAATTCATATCAAACAAGAGTACACTTCTATGGAAAAGAACATAAACTTAGAGCTATAAATAATAAATACTCTAACATTAATATATATTCTTATATATATCCTAAAAATATTTTAGGTCACAATACATTTATACTTTATGATAATAATATAAAGAAAAAAATTGTTCAATATAACATGATTTTTGGGCATGGTAATAATATTTTTTTTCTGGTCAGTTTTATTGTAAGGAAGATGGTATTGCACAAGCTTACAAATTATTAGAAAACTTTTTACTTTAAGCTTAGGAGGTAATATGTCTAATGATAATTTAGCTTTATTGGCGGCTGTTTCATATGCAAAATTAGAAAATATAACTAATGCTAATTCTATTCAAGACGCATTAATTATAGCAGAAATACCGGAATCACAAACTCAAGAATTTACTAATACCTATGAACTAATAGCTCACAAGCCAAACACTTCTAATGGTTATTCTGGAACTATTGTTAAGAATAAAAAAACAAATGAGATGTTTGTGTTACATAGGGGAACAGAAATTAAAACAGGGGCTGATTGGCTAGAAGATGGTATTTTGGTAACAACAGGATTACCTTACCGTCAATTAATGGATGCCAAAGCTTTTGTTGATGAGAATATTCGTAATGGAAATATTAAAGGAAATTTTATCAATGTAGGCTATAAAAAATATGAAGTAGATCACAGAATCAATATTTAGTTATTTTTTATTCACATTTCTTTGCTAGGATTTGTTCTATGAGGAATTAACTTGGTGACTAACCTAGATAACTAGATTAAAGCTCCTTTAACCAATCTGTTTTAAAATGGAAATTTGATTTTGTTAGTTACTGTGATTAAAACGCCATTCGCACTTCCTCAAATACAGCTCAAAATGAGCTTTAGAGGTGTCGTTAAACCTGCGTAAATGGAGTTTGGCTTAGTTCTAAAAATTCTCAATTTTATTGATGTGATTATGATTTTCTGCAAAGTATATGCTGTAATTGATGCGAAAATAGTGAAATTCACTCACATTTAGTATGTCTAGTATGTCGTAACGTAACTTGTGTAGAAATCTGTATAGACAATGCTGTTGGGCTTCACTTGTTTGCGAATTATCTGCGGCATCCGCTGCTATTACCCCTGCGACGAAGAGCTCGAAAAGTTTGTGCTATTTTAGGAGACTTTTATCATGGCGTTATCTTAAACTAAATAAGAAATTTAGTCATTATTTATGAGTAACCTCTTAACCAATTTTTGTAAAATTAATTTTTCGTACAATAGTTAATATCTAGCGTGGTATAAATATAAGCTGTTAACTAGAATTTGAAGTGGAAATCAGGATAAGTGTATAAAGAAGTTTTAGATAATAAATTATGAAGAGTTTTGAACATAAAGAATACCTCTATCTGTTATTGTGTTTTATATTAATTATTAGTAATTGCTATTCATATGATAAGGTGGAGTGTTTTAACCGTAATGAAGTAGATGTGAATCACTCTATAAATAGTTTTTTTGAGAAAATGAAAGAGGATAGAGAGAAAAGAAAAAATAAATATGAAAGTTGCAGGTATGATCAAGAGTGTGAAATATGGGTTTCTCCTAAAATAGATATTTATAAATTAGAGTATAAGTTGCATGATTATATATATAATTATAGCGATAATATACTAATTGAAGATGACTCAGGTAATCTAATAAAAGTAATGAAGCTAGATCTTAGTGACTTTTTTAGAGATTTGAATGCCAAAGTTGTGGAGGGAGTTGAAGTGGGAAGTCTTATTGATCATTCAGTTATAAATCATAGGGGAACTCACTTAGAGCTTTACAATCTGGATAGTTTTTTGATTAAGAAGGATGTGTTGTTGGTAAATGTAAAATCCTTAACAAACATAATTCAAGGGTATCATTATCGCTTGGATATTGATTTGCTTAAAGTGCCATCATACGATGGACTTTCCGAAAAAAGATATTATCCTTTAAATCAATGTGGTGAAGTTATTAACTTTAATGAGTATGAGATTTCTACTAATAATTAGGATTGAATATGACTATAATTAAGATGAATCAAGAATATGATAAAATAGTACTTGATGCACAGGATAAAAAATTAGCAGAAGTTATGTTTTTAATGAGCGATATCATGAAAAATGGACATGGTAGGCTTGTATCAGCGGCTAGCTTTGGTGTTATTGATAAGTTTATGTCTGGCATAAAGGATAATGGAGATAAGATTGATTTTTCTAAATATACCTTAGGAAAATCTGGAAATATTGAGTTAACTCATAATGATATAGTTGAGCTTATTTATACTGTAGCTTCTAATAAAGAAGATGCCAGGCTGGGAATTAGATCATTTTTGAACTACAATATAAATACTAATTCCGCAGATTATGCAAAAAGAAGTTTGGTTTTTGGTTCATTTGAAGCGCTATTGGATACAAAAAACATCCGTTATGTTATTGACTCAAAAGGAAATCCAGTAGGGGTTAAAAATTATAGCGTAAGTATAAAGGATGATAATTATGATTATAATAGCACCAATGTCAATAAGTACCTTAATCTGGCTTTAAAAAACTTATTAAGTTATGGAAATGATCATATAGTAAAATTAAAG is a genomic window containing:
- a CDS encoding DUF6792 domain-containing protein, which encodes MSNDNLALLAAVSYAKLENITNANSIQDALIIAEIPESQTQEFTNTYELIAHKPNTSNGYSGTIVKNKKTNEMFVLHRGTEIKTGADWLEDGILVTTGLPYRQLMDAKAFVDENIRNGNIKGNFINVGYKKYEVDHRINI